One genomic region from Clostridia bacterium encodes:
- a CDS encoding HU family DNA-binding protein has protein sequence MNKRELIARVAAATGLEKKAVRVGVEALLATVKDCLGQGEKVKLVGFGTFRTAHRKPRPAVNLKTMEKVMLPARRVVTFSPGIPLKQNLNR, from the coding sequence TTGAACAAACGTGAGCTCATTGCCCGGGTAGCCGCGGCTACCGGGCTGGAGAAAAAGGCGGTCCGGGTTGGGGTGGAAGCACTGCTGGCCACGGTTAAGGACTGCCTGGGCCAGGGAGAAAAGGTCAAGCTGGTCGGCTTCGGGACTTTCCGGACCGCCCACCGCAAGCCGCGTCCGGCAGTTAACCTGAAGACCATGGAGAAGGTGATGTTGCCCGCCCGCCGGGTGGTGACTTTCTCTCCGGGCATCCCCCTGAAGCAGAATCTAAACCGCTAG